A window of the Streptomyces griseochromogenes genome harbors these coding sequences:
- a CDS encoding SpoIIE family protein phosphatase, translating into MTADTPLMIVDGGGVVVEWSHQAEQLLGRPAGEVVGRPATDLVSPHPASGRDDAKGRGQVDLRDVAGGPGGDGLRVRPLSRQDGSVAWGIFLPPSIGMLPGMGTAVFEALSAYTSGALFVVDERLRVVSANAAAQELSGAGAPQIQGRAVTEAWPLSSPGDLEQMVRRTLESGAPGAERVLRTDPGNDPRHTHVAVSVLPLRDAQGVLVLAHDVTGQEKAIRRVQALYAVREGVGRTLDVVTTCQELVDALVPGFADIGVVEVVEPVVRGEEPPLSPLGRDVPLRRAAFGHSGGEQQIQAHPVGDVRALPFPTPYAQTLADLKPRAMVLDPGTPWLAADPVRAEAIRASGAHALLVAPLTLRGTVLGLMSLYRVRQSAAFDDNEVTLTLAPATHTALSIDNARRYTREHSVAAALQRHLLPPAPASQTATETAGLYVADNRGAGGWSNALALPGARTALVVGQVAGHGIHTATTMGQLRIVIESLAALDLEPDELLARLDDAAAHLAQERRALPSGDPLRAEPLSATCLCAVYDPFTRACAIASAGHPPPVVAGPGSSTRVVDLAAGAVLGGSGGSPFAATSVTLADGDVLALYSPSLLSAAQSEDGTSDPRLLRSVLADADRPLQDLCDDILYRLRVDSLPGDAILLLARTRPFPADRVVTWPLDGRPTAPAAARRHARQQLATWGVDEDTAYATQEIVSELVTNALRYGAQPVRLRLIKDRTLTCEVHDSNTSAPRPRHARTIDEGGRGLFICSQLSQNWGIRYTAHGKTVWTEQALTPPSGCCPSTAPA; encoded by the coding sequence GTGACCGCTGATACGCCGCTCATGATCGTGGACGGCGGGGGCGTCGTGGTGGAGTGGAGCCACCAGGCAGAACAGCTGCTGGGGCGCCCGGCGGGCGAGGTCGTAGGACGCCCGGCAACCGACCTGGTCAGCCCGCACCCGGCGTCCGGTCGTGATGATGCGAAGGGCCGCGGGCAGGTCGATCTGCGGGATGTCGCGGGCGGACCGGGCGGCGACGGCCTGCGCGTGCGACCTCTGTCGCGGCAGGACGGTTCGGTGGCGTGGGGGATCTTCCTGCCGCCGTCGATCGGGATGTTGCCCGGTATGGGGACCGCGGTGTTCGAGGCGCTGTCCGCCTACACGTCAGGGGCCTTGTTCGTGGTGGACGAGCGGCTGCGGGTCGTGTCGGCCAATGCGGCCGCGCAGGAACTGTCCGGTGCGGGCGCTCCCCAGATCCAGGGACGAGCCGTCACCGAAGCGTGGCCGCTTTCGTCGCCCGGAGATCTGGAGCAGATGGTGCGCCGGACTCTGGAGAGCGGCGCGCCGGGGGCGGAGCGCGTGCTGCGCACGGACCCGGGCAACGATCCCCGGCACACGCATGTGGCCGTCTCGGTGCTTCCCCTGCGCGACGCACAGGGAGTGCTGGTCCTGGCGCACGACGTCACAGGCCAGGAGAAGGCGATCCGCAGAGTGCAGGCTCTGTATGCCGTGCGGGAAGGGGTGGGACGGACCCTGGACGTCGTGACCACCTGCCAGGAACTGGTGGACGCGCTGGTCCCCGGGTTCGCCGACATCGGCGTGGTGGAGGTGGTGGAGCCGGTGGTGCGCGGAGAGGAACCGCCGCTGAGCCCGCTGGGACGGGATGTGCCGCTGCGCCGGGCCGCCTTCGGGCACAGTGGCGGTGAACAACAGATCCAGGCGCACCCGGTGGGCGATGTCCGCGCACTGCCGTTCCCGACCCCGTACGCACAGACGCTGGCCGACCTCAAGCCGCGCGCGATGGTCCTGGACCCCGGCACGCCCTGGCTGGCGGCCGACCCCGTGCGTGCCGAGGCGATCCGGGCGTCCGGCGCGCACGCGCTGCTGGTCGCACCGCTGACGCTGCGCGGCACGGTGCTCGGACTGATGAGTCTCTACCGCGTCCGACAGTCCGCCGCATTCGACGACAACGAGGTCACCCTCACCCTCGCACCGGCCACGCACACCGCCCTGAGCATCGACAACGCCCGCCGCTACACCCGCGAGCACTCCGTCGCCGCGGCACTCCAGCGCCACCTGCTGCCGCCGGCGCCCGCGTCGCAGACCGCGACCGAGACCGCAGGCCTGTATGTGGCCGACAACCGGGGTGCGGGCGGCTGGTCCAACGCGCTCGCCCTCCCGGGCGCCCGTACGGCCCTGGTCGTCGGGCAGGTCGCCGGCCACGGCATCCACACCGCCACCACCATGGGCCAGCTGCGGATCGTCATCGAGTCGCTCGCCGCACTGGACCTGGAACCCGACGAACTGCTCGCCCGGCTCGACGACGCCGCGGCACACCTGGCTCAGGAGCGCAGGGCGCTGCCGTCCGGCGACCCCCTGCGCGCTGAGCCCCTCAGCGCGACATGCCTGTGCGCGGTCTACGACCCGTTCACCCGTGCGTGCGCCATCGCCTCCGCCGGACATCCGCCGCCCGTCGTCGCAGGCCCCGGTTCCTCGACCCGAGTGGTCGACCTGGCGGCCGGTGCCGTCCTCGGCGGCTCAGGCGGTTCCCCGTTCGCCGCCACCTCCGTCACGCTGGCCGACGGAGACGTCCTCGCCCTCTACTCGCCCTCGCTCCTGTCCGCCGCACAGTCCGAGGACGGCACGAGCGACCCGCGACTGCTCCGGAGCGTGCTCGCCGACGCGGACCGGCCCCTGCAGGACCTGTGCGACGACATCCTGTACCGGCTGCGCGTCGACTCCCTTCCCGGCGACGCCATCCTCCTTCTCGCCCGCACCCGCCCCTTCCCCGCCGACCGTGTCGTCACCTGGCCGCTGGACGGCCGGCCCACCGCCCCGGCCGCCGCACGCCGGCACGCCCGGCAGCAACTCGCCACCTGGGGCGTGGACGAGGACACCGCCTATGCCACGCAGGAGATCGTCAGCGAACTGGTCACCAACGCCCTGCGGTACGGCGCCCAGCCGGTCCGACTGCGTCTCATCAAGGACCGCACCCTCACCTGCGAGGTGCACGACTCCAACACCTCCGCCCCGCGGCCGCGCCACGCACGGACGATCGACGAGGGCGGCCGGGGCCTGTTCATCTGCTCCCAGCTCTCGCAGAACTGGGGCATCCGCTACACGGCCCACGGAAAGACGGTCTGGACCGAACAAGCCCTCACCCCACCGAGCGGCTGCTGTCCGTCAACGGCTCCTGCCTGA
- a CDS encoding TetR/AcrR family transcriptional regulator, giving the protein MSTPRRSRADRRRATEARILDSARELFAEKGFERTTIRAVAAAASVDPALVMQYFGSKRELFEHAVQPIPAPPTATGTDALVDQLLATLGLELGGLPEGTLAMMRSMLTDPAAADQVRADLGRQIDSIGAALPAAEDAGLRAALVVTALLGVTIGHQLLGLAPLRDAPADRIAALLRPAVKTLAAPPG; this is encoded by the coding sequence ATGTCCACCCCTCGCCGGTCCCGCGCCGATCGCCGTCGAGCCACCGAGGCCCGCATCCTCGACAGCGCCCGGGAGCTGTTCGCCGAGAAGGGCTTCGAACGCACCACCATTCGCGCCGTCGCGGCCGCGGCGAGCGTCGACCCGGCGCTGGTCATGCAGTACTTCGGCTCGAAACGCGAGCTGTTCGAGCACGCCGTGCAACCCATCCCCGCTCCGCCGACGGCCACCGGCACCGACGCGCTCGTCGATCAGCTGCTGGCCACGCTCGGCCTCGAGCTCGGCGGTCTTCCCGAGGGCACGCTGGCGATGATGCGCTCCATGCTCACCGACCCGGCGGCCGCCGATCAGGTCCGCGCCGACCTCGGCCGGCAGATAGACAGCATCGGCGCCGCCCTGCCCGCGGCCGAGGACGCCGGACTGCGCGCCGCACTCGTCGTCACCGCCCTGCTGGGCGTCACCATCGGCCACCAGCTCCTCGGCCTGGCTCCTCTGCGCGACGCCCCGGCCGACCGCATCGCGGCCCTGCTCCGCCCGGCCGTCAAGACCCTGGCCGCACCGCCTGGGTGA
- a CDS encoding permease, giving the protein MHAVLHALAITGSMTWEITWALILGFTLSAVVQAVVRKSTVVSLLGDDRPRTLAVSAGLGVASSSCSYAAVALARSLFRKGADFTAAMAFEIASTNLVVELGVILALLMGWQFTAAEFVGGPVMIVLLAVLFRLFLRTGLLRQAREQARRGLAGSMEGHAAMDMSVRRDGSFARRLFSREGFTATSHVFVMEWAAILRDLVAGLLIAGAIAAWVPDSFWGAFFFEGHPLAARLWGPVVGPLVAIASFVCSIGNVPLAVVLWKGGISFGGVVAFIFADLLILPILNIYRKYYGARMAAFLLGTFYLSMVVAGYVVEFVFGGLGLIPDQADAKVPMEGVSWNYTTWLNIAFLLLAAVLLVRFLRTGGPAMLRMMGGSPETGHAMTASRQEHQ; this is encoded by the coding sequence ATGCACGCCGTACTCCACGCACTGGCGATCACCGGGTCCATGACCTGGGAGATCACCTGGGCCCTGATCCTGGGCTTCACACTGTCCGCCGTCGTCCAGGCCGTCGTCCGCAAATCCACCGTCGTCTCCCTGCTCGGCGACGACCGGCCCCGAACCCTCGCCGTCTCCGCGGGCCTGGGTGTGGCGTCCTCGTCCTGCTCCTACGCCGCGGTGGCGCTGGCCCGCTCGCTGTTCCGCAAGGGCGCGGACTTCACCGCCGCGATGGCCTTCGAGATCGCCTCCACCAACCTCGTCGTCGAACTCGGCGTCATCCTCGCGCTGCTGATGGGCTGGCAGTTCACCGCCGCCGAGTTCGTCGGCGGCCCCGTCATGATCGTCCTGCTGGCTGTCCTCTTCCGGCTGTTCCTGCGCACGGGGCTCCTGCGCCAGGCTCGTGAACAGGCGCGACGGGGCCTCGCCGGCTCGATGGAGGGCCATGCCGCGATGGACATGTCCGTGCGGCGCGACGGCTCCTTCGCCCGACGCCTGTTCTCCCGGGAGGGCTTCACCGCCACCAGCCATGTGTTCGTCATGGAATGGGCGGCGATCCTGCGCGACCTGGTCGCCGGCCTGCTCATCGCCGGTGCCATCGCCGCCTGGGTCCCGGACTCGTTCTGGGGCGCCTTCTTCTTCGAGGGTCACCCGCTCGCCGCCAGGCTGTGGGGGCCCGTCGTCGGCCCGCTGGTGGCGATCGCCTCGTTCGTGTGCTCCATCGGCAACGTGCCGCTGGCGGTGGTGCTGTGGAAGGGAGGGATCAGCTTCGGCGGCGTGGTGGCGTTCATCTTCGCCGACCTGCTGATCCTGCCGATCCTCAACATCTACCGGAAGTACTACGGCGCGAGGATGGCAGCCTTCCTCCTCGGCACCTTCTACCTGTCGATGGTCGTCGCGGGATACGTCGTGGAGTTCGTCTTCGGCGGTCTCGGCCTGATCCCCGACCAGGCCGACGCCAAGGTCCCCATGGAGGGCGTCAGTTGGAACTACACCACCTGGCTCAACATCGCCTTCCTCCTCCTCGCCGCCGTGCTCCTGGTGCGGTTCCTGCGGACCGGAGGGCCCGCCATGCTCCGCATGATGGGCGGCTCGCCCGAAACCGGCCACGCCATGACGGCGTCACGGCAGGAACACCAGTGA
- a CDS encoding ArsR/SmtB family transcription factor produces the protein MPAREPLPTAPGAHLRPPDSTRLAEATEVFALLSDVTRLHLLWLLAQGESDVGSLAERCAASRTAVSQHLAKLRLAGLVDTRREGRHVYYSLRDGHLRRLVMEALSHADHRVSGAAPHD, from the coding sequence ATGCCTGCTCGCGAGCCCCTGCCAACTGCGCCAGGTGCGCATCTGCGCCCCCCGGACAGCACGCGTCTCGCGGAGGCGACCGAGGTCTTCGCGCTGCTGTCCGACGTGACCCGGCTGCATCTGCTGTGGCTGCTCGCCCAGGGGGAGTCGGACGTCGGTTCGCTGGCCGAGCGGTGTGCGGCCTCGCGCACCGCGGTCAGCCAGCATCTGGCGAAGCTCCGGCTCGCCGGGCTCGTGGACACGCGCCGCGAGGGACGGCACGTGTACTACAGCCTCCGCGACGGGCATCTGCGACGCCTGGTCATGGAGGCGCTCAGTCACGCGGACCACCGGGTGAGCGGGGCGGCTCCGCACGACTGA
- a CDS encoding MFS transporter — translation MLSVLRNRTYRHLFIAQVIALIGTGLATVALGLLAYDVAGADAGSVLGTALAIKMVAYVAIAPAIGAVADRLPRRTLMVGADLTRGAVALMLPFVSQVWQVYVLIFLLQAASAAFTPTFQAVVPDALPAERDYTQALSLSRLAYDLESLFSPALAAALLSVITYNWLFLGTVAGFLASAALVVSVVLPKPVGSPAPRTGGAYTKAAAGTRLFFATPRLRALLALNLAVAAASATVTVNSVVYVRRLLGLGAAEVSLALGAYGGGSMIVALLLPRVLDRVSDRAVMLGGALLLTPVFTALGVLTAAGNGGWRRPALLGIWAAFGAACSMVLTPAGRLIRRSAPPAERTPAFAAQFSLSHGCWLLTYPLAGWVGAAAGLESAVIALGVIALGAGLLAVRLWPAREPVLVEHEHAGLHAGHPHLADAVRVPGGWRHRHRRLADGLHVHG, via the coding sequence ATGCTCTCCGTGCTGCGCAACCGCACCTACCGACACCTCTTCATCGCCCAGGTCATCGCCCTGATCGGCACCGGTCTGGCGACAGTGGCGCTCGGACTGCTGGCGTACGACGTCGCGGGTGCCGATGCCGGCTCCGTGCTGGGCACCGCTCTGGCGATCAAGATGGTGGCGTACGTGGCGATCGCTCCGGCCATCGGCGCGGTCGCCGACCGGCTGCCGCGCCGCACGCTCATGGTCGGCGCGGATCTGACACGGGGCGCCGTCGCGCTGATGCTGCCGTTCGTGAGCCAGGTCTGGCAGGTCTACGTCCTGATCTTCCTGCTGCAGGCGGCGTCGGCCGCGTTCACGCCCACCTTCCAGGCAGTCGTCCCCGACGCGCTGCCCGCCGAGCGCGACTACACCCAGGCACTGTCGCTGTCGCGGCTGGCCTACGACCTGGAGAGCCTGTTCAGTCCGGCGCTCGCCGCCGCCCTGCTGTCCGTGATCACGTACAACTGGCTGTTCCTCGGCACGGTGGCCGGTTTCCTGGCCTCGGCGGCACTGGTGGTCTCGGTCGTCCTGCCCAAGCCGGTCGGCTCCCCCGCGCCACGCACCGGCGGCGCGTACACGAAGGCCGCCGCGGGGACGCGCCTGTTCTTCGCCACCCCGCGACTGCGCGCGCTGCTCGCCCTCAACCTCGCGGTGGCGGCGGCGAGCGCGACGGTCACGGTCAACAGCGTGGTGTACGTCCGGCGGCTGCTGGGTCTCGGCGCCGCCGAGGTGTCGTTGGCCCTCGGCGCCTACGGCGGCGGTTCGATGATCGTCGCACTGCTGCTGCCCCGCGTGCTGGACCGGGTGTCCGACCGCGCGGTGATGCTGGGTGGCGCCCTGCTGCTCACGCCGGTCTTCACCGCGCTCGGCGTCCTCACCGCTGCCGGGAACGGCGGGTGGCGCCGGCCCGCGCTGCTGGGGATCTGGGCGGCCTTCGGTGCCGCCTGTTCGATGGTGCTCACGCCGGCGGGCAGGCTGATTCGCCGCTCGGCGCCTCCGGCGGAGCGCACGCCGGCGTTCGCCGCGCAGTTCTCCCTCTCGCACGGTTGCTGGCTGCTGACCTATCCGCTGGCGGGCTGGGTCGGTGCGGCTGCCGGTCTGGAGTCGGCGGTGATCGCGCTCGGCGTGATCGCCTTGGGCGCCGGGCTGCTGGCGGTGCGTCTGTGGCCGGCGAGGGAGCCGGTCCTCGTCGAGCACGAGCACGCCGGGCTCCACGCCGGTCATCCGCACCTCGCGGACGCCGTCCGGGTGCCCGGCGGCTGGCGGCACCGCCACCGTCGGCTCGCCGACGGGCTCCACGTGCACGGGTGA
- a CDS encoding MDR family MFS transporter, producing the protein MRGLRAQMASFGLPTRLLMVNQFAINLGFYMLMPYLADHLAHGLGLAAWTVGLVLGVRNLSQQGMFLVGGTLADRYGCKPMILIGCTLRTVAFGLLAAADTLPALVTASALTGLAGALFNPAVRAYLAADAGEERRVEAFAAFNIFYQAGILIGPLAGLALLTWDFGAVCTVSALIFAILAVLQARALPARPPAGRTAEPAWRAVAADWRTVAANRPFLLFTAAMTGSYVLGFQVYLALPLRARELFGERTGLVTGAVFAVSALAALSGQLKLTAWARRTLPGPRAIAYGLVLMGAAFLLVLPGSYDGTGGLAAGVLALTCCAALLAWGGALLYPFEMDTVVRLSSDRLVATYYGAYNTASGIAVSLGNLAVGALFDTGVRWLPWAALAATGLVCAALVARLHRAGHLVAVPVPTTG; encoded by the coding sequence ATGAGGGGGCTGCGGGCGCAGATGGCCTCCTTCGGCCTGCCGACGCGGCTGCTGATGGTCAACCAGTTCGCCATCAACCTCGGCTTCTACATGCTGATGCCCTACCTGGCCGATCACCTCGCCCACGGCCTCGGGCTCGCGGCCTGGACGGTCGGCCTGGTCCTCGGCGTGCGGAACCTCTCCCAGCAGGGCATGTTCCTCGTCGGCGGCACCCTCGCCGACCGCTACGGCTGCAAGCCGATGATCCTCATCGGGTGCACCCTGCGGACGGTCGCCTTCGGACTGCTCGCGGCGGCGGACACGCTGCCCGCGCTGGTGACGGCCTCCGCTCTGACCGGCCTGGCGGGTGCGCTGTTCAACCCGGCCGTGCGCGCGTACCTGGCCGCCGACGCGGGTGAGGAACGCCGCGTGGAGGCCTTCGCCGCCTTCAACATCTTCTACCAGGCCGGCATCCTGATCGGCCCACTGGCGGGACTGGCTCTGTTGACCTGGGACTTCGGCGCCGTGTGTACGGTCTCGGCGCTCATCTTCGCCATCCTGGCCGTCCTTCAGGCCCGCGCGCTGCCGGCACGCCCTCCGGCCGGCAGGACCGCCGAGCCCGCCTGGCGCGCCGTCGCCGCCGACTGGCGCACCGTCGCGGCCAACCGGCCCTTCCTCCTGTTCACCGCCGCCATGACGGGCTCGTACGTCCTGGGCTTCCAGGTCTATCTCGCGCTGCCACTGCGTGCCCGGGAACTGTTCGGCGAACGCACCGGACTGGTGACAGGGGCGGTCTTCGCCGTCTCCGCTCTCGCCGCCCTGTCGGGGCAGCTGAAGCTGACCGCGTGGGCGCGGCGGACTCTGCCCGGACCCAGGGCCATCGCGTACGGGCTGGTGCTGATGGGCGCCGCGTTCCTGCTGGTCCTGCCCGGCTCCTACGACGGAACCGGCGGCCTGGCGGCCGGTGTCCTCGCGCTCACGTGCTGCGCCGCGCTGCTGGCATGGGGCGGTGCCCTGCTCTACCCCTTCGAGATGGACACCGTGGTCCGCCTCTCCAGCGACCGGCTCGTCGCGACCTACTACGGGGCCTACAACACCGCCTCCGGCATCGCGGTCTCCCTCGGAAACCTCGCGGTCGGGGCACTGTTCGACACGGGCGTGCGCTGGCTTCCGTGGGCGGCGCTGGCCGCCACCGGGCTCGTGTGCGCCGCACTGGTGGCACGCCTGCACCGTGCCGGGCACCTCGTGGCTGTGCCCGTGCCGACGACCGGGTGA
- a CDS encoding PLP-dependent cysteine synthase family protein, whose product MNLPLPETRGAHAPLPVVARRPAQLVGGTPVLWIDEPFAPPGRGFYAKLEGANPGGIKDRPGLHMIREARRRGDLVPGAPIVESSSGTFALGLALAGLSFGHPVTVVTDPGMEPSVLRLLATLGAHVDQVAAPHADGGWQRARRERVAELLARTPGAYCPDQYHNPDNARAYRPLATELIAQLGRVDVLVASVGTGGHSAGISRVLRESFPALTLIGVDAVGSTIFGQPAAPRLMRGLGSSIHPGNVDYPAFAEVHWVAPAEAVWACRQLGRRHYATGGWSVGAVALVAGWVARTYPAGTRVAAVFPDGPHRYLDTVYNDAWCRDHRLLGQEPPPRPDEIAEPDERVVTGWTRCGKVRDPLGRATVERAGAGVR is encoded by the coding sequence ATGAACCTCCCTCTGCCCGAAACCCGCGGAGCCCACGCTCCGCTCCCCGTGGTCGCCCGCCGCCCCGCCCAGTTGGTCGGCGGCACTCCGGTCCTGTGGATCGACGAACCCTTCGCCCCACCCGGCCGCGGCTTCTACGCCAAGCTCGAAGGCGCGAACCCCGGCGGCATCAAGGACCGCCCCGGTCTGCACATGATCCGTGAGGCCCGTCGGCGCGGGGACCTCGTGCCGGGTGCCCCGATCGTCGAGTCCTCCAGCGGTACGTTCGCGCTGGGACTCGCGCTGGCCGGGCTGTCCTTCGGGCATCCGGTCACCGTCGTGACCGACCCCGGCATGGAGCCGTCGGTGCTGCGGCTGCTGGCCACGCTCGGCGCGCACGTCGACCAGGTCGCTGCCCCGCACGCGGACGGCGGCTGGCAACGGGCCCGCCGCGAGCGCGTCGCCGAACTGCTGGCCCGCACACCGGGCGCGTACTGCCCGGACCAGTACCACAACCCCGACAACGCGCGCGCCTACCGCCCGCTGGCCACAGAACTGATCGCACAACTCGGCCGCGTCGACGTCCTCGTGGCATCGGTGGGCACAGGAGGGCACTCCGCCGGCATCTCCCGCGTACTGCGCGAGTCCTTCCCGGCCCTGACCCTGATCGGGGTCGACGCGGTCGGCTCCACCATCTTCGGGCAGCCCGCCGCGCCGAGGCTGATGCGCGGCCTGGGCTCCAGCATCCACCCGGGCAACGTCGACTACCCGGCCTTCGCCGAGGTCCACTGGGTGGCGCCGGCCGAAGCGGTGTGGGCCTGCCGCCAACTGGGCCGCCGCCACTACGCGACAGGGGGCTGGAGCGTCGGGGCCGTCGCGCTCGTCGCGGGATGGGTCGCGCGCACGTATCCCGCCGGAACCCGGGTCGCGGCGGTCTTCCCCGACGGCCCGCACCGCTACCTGGACACCGTCTACAACGACGCATGGTGCCGCGACCACCGGCTGCTGGGCCAGGAACCCCCGCCGCGACCCGACGAGATCGCAGAGCCGGACGAGCGTGTGGTGACCGGCTGGACCAGGTGCGGCAAGGTCCGCGATCCGCTCGGCCGGGCCACCGTGGAGCGTGCCGGGGCGGGCGTCCGATGA
- a CDS encoding FAD-dependent oxidoreductase gives MSRSTAAAPIVVIGAGPYGLSTAAHLKARGLPVRVFGSPMASWAENMPAGMLLKSPPSASMLSAPEAGFTLDAYCREAGEPRLTGHDPVPVEMFVRYGRWFAERLVPEVANVRVLGVDRQTDGFHLKLSSGEEPRARAVVVASGMDGFAYVPEALAPLVPEGLVSHSSHHGDLAKFAGRDVVVVGAGQSAQESAALLAEAGAQVRLLARTRRLVFGTAPSPPPHWQPDTPLGRSWGLYAVVHQARFFRFLPAPTRLRLVKRVLGPFGSWWLKPRLDGVPVHLGETVTGAERKGDGVRLVTRGADGTIRTIETAHVLAATGYRVQLDALDFLAPRLRSGLARTGGFPALDTGFQSSVPGLYFTGITSAATFGPLMRFTCGTRFAAPRLSAALTAGLRH, from the coding sequence GTGTCCCGTAGTACTGCTGCCGCACCAATCGTTGTCATCGGGGCGGGCCCGTACGGCCTGTCCACGGCCGCGCATCTGAAGGCGCGCGGCCTGCCGGTCAGGGTCTTCGGCTCGCCGATGGCGAGCTGGGCCGAGAACATGCCCGCGGGCATGCTGTTGAAGTCGCCGCCGAGCGCGTCGATGCTGTCGGCTCCGGAAGCCGGGTTCACCCTGGACGCCTACTGCCGAGAGGCCGGGGAGCCCCGGCTGACCGGGCATGACCCGGTACCCGTGGAGATGTTCGTCCGCTACGGGCGCTGGTTCGCCGAGCGGTTGGTGCCGGAGGTGGCGAACGTCCGGGTGCTCGGTGTCGACCGGCAGACGGACGGCTTCCACCTCAAGCTGTCCTCCGGGGAGGAACCGCGCGCGCGGGCCGTGGTGGTGGCCAGCGGCATGGACGGCTTCGCGTACGTCCCAGAGGCGCTGGCGCCGCTCGTGCCCGAGGGGCTGGTCTCGCACAGTTCGCACCACGGCGATCTCGCGAAGTTCGCGGGGCGGGACGTGGTCGTGGTGGGAGCCGGCCAGTCGGCCCAGGAGAGCGCCGCACTGCTGGCGGAGGCAGGCGCTCAAGTCCGGCTGCTCGCGCGGACCCGGCGGCTGGTGTTCGGGACGGCGCCTTCGCCGCCACCGCACTGGCAGCCGGACACGCCCCTGGGACGCTCGTGGGGGCTGTACGCGGTGGTCCATCAGGCGCGGTTCTTCCGCTTCCTGCCCGCGCCCACCCGGCTGCGGCTGGTGAAGCGCGTGCTGGGGCCGTTCGGCTCGTGGTGGCTCAAGCCGAGGCTGGACGGCGTCCCCGTACACCTGGGAGAGACCGTCACCGGAGCCGAGCGGAAGGGCGACGGTGTCCGTCTCGTCACCCGGGGCGCCGACGGCACCATCCGCACGATCGAGACCGCGCACGTCCTGGCCGCCACGGGCTACCGGGTCCAGCTGGACGCCCTGGACTTCCTCGCCCCGCGGCTTCGGTCCGGGCTGGCCCGGACGGGAGGGTTTCCCGCTCTGGACACCGGGTTCCAGTCGTCGGTGCCGGGGCTCTACTTCACCGGCATCACGTCCGCGGCCACCTTCGGCCCGCTGATGCGCTTCACCTGCGGGACCCGGTTCGCGGCGCCCCGGCTGTCCGCCGCCCTGACGGCCGGCCTCCGCCACTGA
- a CDS encoding keywimysin-related RiPP yields MKKAYEAPTLVRLGTFRKETGLLQRHGNDRLILSKN; encoded by the coding sequence ATGAAGAAGGCCTACGAGGCGCCGACGCTCGTCCGGCTCGGTACGTTCCGCAAGGAGACGGGGCTCCTGCAGCGCCACGGCAACGACCGGCTGATCCTGAGCAAGAACTGA